In Archocentrus centrarchus isolate MPI-CPG fArcCen1 chromosome 16, fArcCen1, whole genome shotgun sequence, a single window of DNA contains:
- the LOC115794640 gene encoding uncharacterized protein LOC115794640 has protein sequence MSVYDEVTLWSFMFLLAGAVGQTVIYPFTSTCAVKRSTLTLLCSFTPLKSFNEGGREVPLKIVRVRWCQNHELCQGTTPSVYDSKSTKNDPRYQYLGDMKTNCTLQIRDVQERDNRTFRFRMEADNAAGHYTNRTGVNVRVVAGTKMRIISSSEDKKFRGNETVTLLCTSVCTFHQLEVTWFKDGHALSETGLSLHLGPLTAKDSGNYTCALKANQNTLSEPYSLQVEAGADVNLPLIVGVVFGVLLAVITLILILFIIKRKLAAAEDQSAAGGEMEQKHPDQTYSIIMKPAKPEEEEEAHQQGTSQAVEDISYAAVQFKPKKQKSRHMEDADEAVVYSSLASRG, from the exons GTGCTGTGGGTCAAACTGTGATCTATCCTTTCACGTCTACCTGTGCCGTCAAACGATCGACTCTCACCCTCCTCTGCAGCTTCACTCCACTGAAGTCCTTCAATGAAGGTGGAAGAGAAGTTCCACTAAAGATCGTCAGAGTCCGCTGGTGTCAGAACCATGAACTCTGTCAGGGCACCACCCCGTCTGTGTATGACAGTAAATCAACAAAAAACGACCCTCGTTATCAATACCTGGGAgacatgaagacaaactgtacTTTACAGATCAGAGATGTTCAGGAGAGAGACAACAGAACCTTTCGCTTCAGGATGGAGGCTGATAATGCTGCAGGACATTATACTAACAGGACAGGAGTGAATGTCAGAGTTGTTG CTGGAACCAAAATGAGAATAATCAGCTCCAGTGAGGATAAAAAGTTCAGAGGAAATGAAACCGTCACACTGCTCTGCACTTCAGTCTGCACTTTCCACCAACTGGAGGTCACCTGGTTCAAAGATGGCCACGCCCTCTCAGAGACTGGCCTCTCCCTCCACCTCGGCCctctgactgcaaaggattctGGGAACTACACCTGTGCTCTGAAGGCCAACCAGAATACTCTCTCTGAGCCGTACAGCCTGCAGGTGGAGGCAGGag cTGATGTTAACCTGCCTCTGATAGTCGGTGTGGTGTTTGGAGTCCTGCTGGCTGTGATCACGCTCATACTCATACTCTTCATCATCAAAAG GAAgctggcagcagcagaggaTCAGAGCGCTGCAGGAGGTGAGATGGAGCAAAAG CACCCTGATCAGACCTACAGTATCATCATGAAGCCTGCaaagccagaagaagaagaagaagctcatCAACAGGGAACCAGCCAAGCTGTGGAGGACATCAGCTACGCTGCCGTCCAGTTCAAACCTAAGAAGCAGAAGAGCAG GCACATGGAGGACGCTGATGAAGCCGTTGTCTATTCTTCGTTAGCCAGTCGAGGCTGA